Within the Candidatus Paceibacter sp. genome, the region CCATTCTTAGCATCTCCCTATCTATAAACAAAAGATTGTTCAGCTATTTCTGTAGCTCAAATATTCCTTTAAGCTTATAATCTTTATCCCTTTGTATTCTCTCAGTATTAACATTTCTTTATCGCCCGTTACTATTGTATCGGCTTTACCAAATAAAGCACATTCAAGGATTCTGTTGTCGAGATCGTCTTTAAAGACACGAATTCTTTTAGTTGGATTTATCACCTGAGCAATATCCGAAAGGTAAACTGCTACATGACTGATTGCCTCTCTATCACGGTGGAATTTTGTGGATAGCACTTCTAAGACCTCTTTAATGATTTCCCTGGAAATTAAGAGCGTATCATCGCCTTCAATTATTCTTAAGATTGCCTTCTCTGCCTTACTACCAGGGATAACAAAGACAGAAATGAAGATATTTGAGTCAAATACGAGTTTCACTTTTTAAGATATTTCTCAAGGTCCTTCTCAGTGAGAATACCCTTTTCCTTTGCTTTGTGACTCCAATAACCCTGAATTTGATAGAATTCCTTTTTCAACCTTTCTTTCCTTGTAATCCTTAAGGCGTCTTGAATTACTGCGCTCAGGGTCTTCCCTTCTTCTTCGGCTATCATTTCCGCCTCTCTTGCCAGTTTCTCTGGAAGGGAAATAGTCTTTTTAATTGTTGTGGCTGTCATAAATACACCTCCTATTATGGTATGAAATAATCATACCATAAGTAATTTTGTAAAAGCAACTACTTCTTGTTATACATAAAACTATCAGTACTATACGCAAATTTTTTAGTTTATTAAGCCTTTTTAAAAATTTTTTGCGCTACCACGAAGAGACTTGATGGATTAAAACGACACGCACGCCTTGATAG harbors:
- a CDS encoding putative toxin-antitoxin system toxin component, PIN family produces the protein MKLVFDSNIFISVFVIPGSKAEKAILRIIEGDDTLLISREIIKEVLEVLSTKFHRDREAISHVAVYLSDIAQVINPTKRIRVFKDDLDNRILECALFGKADTIVTGDKEMLILREYKGIKIISLKEYLSYRNS